Proteins encoded within one genomic window of Synechococcus sp. PCC 7335:
- a CDS encoding TldD/PmbA family protein — MESFKDQVSDLIARHRHRVDYLAVRLEKSQGCEIRLRAEALEALSEGVAVGGQVRACYRGGWGFASFNRLSDLSARMEDAIAAARLVGGDTTQLAPIDIIQTTCRLPLTGTDPRDISLADKKTLCHHYIDVLQGEHPEIISTAVRYEDSYQQVLIATSEGTLIEQSWTDLEMRFSATARQGEKVQTGRETVGSRRAYEDVLGLEDQVKAAGDRAVNALTLPPAKGGIYTIVIDPILSGLFVHEAFGHLSEADMIYENPELLETMSLGRRFGPQNLQIFDGAAPLGHRGSYLYDDEGTPATTTQLIKDGVLTGRLHSRETAGELGEAPTGNARCLSYHYSPLVRMTNTWIERGETPVTDLFSGIDEGIYARNWIGGQTNGELFTFTAGEAWMIRKGEVAEPIQDVTLSGNVFSTLANIEAIGDDFYWDESGGCGKGGQSGLAVGCGGPSLRIKDVVIGGESE; from the coding sequence ATGGAGAGCTTTAAGGATCAAGTGAGTGATTTGATTGCTCGACATCGGCACCGGGTGGACTACTTGGCGGTGCGTTTGGAAAAGTCACAGGGTTGCGAGATTCGGCTACGAGCAGAGGCATTGGAGGCGCTAAGTGAGGGAGTTGCTGTCGGCGGACAGGTTCGCGCTTGCTATAGAGGCGGTTGGGGATTTGCGAGCTTTAACCGACTGAGTGATTTATCAGCCCGGATGGAAGATGCGATCGCAGCTGCCCGATTGGTTGGAGGAGATACCACTCAGCTAGCCCCTATCGATATCATTCAGACCACCTGCAGGCTGCCGCTAACAGGAACAGATCCAAGAGATATTTCACTAGCTGATAAAAAAACACTATGCCATCACTATATTGACGTCCTACAGGGAGAGCATCCTGAGATTATTTCAACGGCCGTACGCTACGAAGACAGCTATCAGCAGGTTTTAATCGCCACTTCAGAAGGCACGTTAATCGAACAAAGCTGGACCGATCTAGAGATGCGGTTTTCAGCAACGGCTAGACAGGGTGAGAAAGTACAAACTGGTCGGGAAACGGTAGGATCTCGGCGTGCCTATGAAGATGTATTAGGGCTAGAGGACCAGGTAAAAGCAGCAGGTGATCGCGCCGTCAATGCCCTGACGCTGCCTCCAGCTAAAGGGGGCATCTACACCATCGTCATTGACCCTATACTTAGCGGGTTATTCGTCCATGAAGCCTTTGGCCATCTGTCTGAAGCCGACATGATCTATGAGAATCCAGAGCTACTAGAAACGATGTCTCTCGGACGAAGATTTGGTCCGCAGAACCTACAAATTTTTGATGGTGCGGCCCCTTTAGGGCATCGCGGGAGCTACTTATACGATGACGAAGGCACACCCGCTACAACCACTCAGCTAATCAAAGACGGTGTGTTAACCGGTCGACTACATTCTCGCGAAACTGCCGGGGAGCTAGGTGAAGCACCAACAGGAAATGCTCGCTGCTTAAGCTATCACTATTCACCGCTAGTCCGGATGACAAATACCTGGATTGAGCGCGGCGAAACACCTGTCACCGATCTATTCTCTGGAATCGACGAAGGGATCTACGCGCGTAACTGGATTGGCGGACAGACCAACGGTGAGCTATTTACCTTTACTGCTGGTGAAGCCTGGATGATTCGCAAAGGCGAAGTCGCTGAACCTATACAGGACGTGACGCTATCAGGCAATGTTTTTAGCACACTGGCTAACATTGAGGCGATCGGCGATGACTTTTACTGGGATGAGTCAGGCGGCTGTGGTAAAGGCGGACAGAGTGGGTTGGCCGTCGGCTGCGGAGGTCCGAGCTTGAGGATAAAAGACGTTGTCATTGGAGGAGAGAGTGAATGA
- a CDS encoding DUF3611 family protein, with product MTGELGYSLPPAIRRIAANFKRVGWASVWVQTVIGVIASILFVFNALEPNTGFSSASADLFTTIGLLTIFVSAFWGFRYVLLGRKLSTTNPDLRPKPKDAIRAIRIGISISLIGMLITIFGAEVVIADLWTRSLRQVATFGALSQDSSAFINAADIAVVFSVINAIFAHYVGLCASIWLEYVTNRQ from the coding sequence ATGACTGGTGAACTTGGCTACTCCCTACCTCCCGCTATTCGGCGCATCGCTGCGAACTTCAAGCGAGTTGGTTGGGCAAGTGTGTGGGTGCAGACTGTCATCGGCGTGATTGCCAGCATCTTGTTCGTATTCAACGCGTTAGAGCCTAACACTGGTTTTTCTAGCGCCTCTGCTGATCTGTTTACTACGATCGGACTATTAACTATCTTTGTCAGTGCATTTTGGGGTTTTCGCTACGTTCTTTTGGGCCGTAAACTCAGCACTACTAACCCCGACTTACGACCCAAGCCGAAGGATGCCATCAGAGCAATTCGTATTGGTATTTCTATCAGCCTGATTGGGATGTTGATTACTATCTTTGGGGCTGAAGTTGTCATTGCCGATCTGTGGACCCGATCGCTGCGGCAGGTGGCTACTTTTGGTGCGCTTAGTCAGGATTCGTCAGCTTTTATCAATGCCGCCGATATCGCCGTCGTCTTCTCAGTGATTAATGCTATTTTCGCGCACTACGTCGGTCTGTGCGCTTCGATCTGGCTAGAGTATGTCACCAACCGTCAGTAG
- a CDS encoding DUF924 family protein: MVGFDGSQSRVEAILSFWFGDSTASDYGHYRKAWFIKDLTFDEQIRNQFLTDTQKAAEGVYENWKALPSSAVALILLLDQFPRNIYRGQPRSFATDAQALEVAQYLVDTGLDRNLIPAYRFFVYLPFEHSEDMNYQDHCVELMQRLIEDVPDLDKGLKGGLDYAKRHRDVIKQFGRFPHRNEILGRESTPAELAFLQQPGSRF, translated from the coding sequence ATGGTTGGGTTTGATGGGTCTCAATCGCGGGTTGAAGCTATTCTTTCTTTTTGGTTTGGTGATTCTACCGCCTCAGACTACGGCCACTATCGCAAGGCCTGGTTTATCAAAGATCTGACCTTTGATGAACAGATCCGTAATCAATTTCTAACTGATACCCAAAAAGCCGCCGAAGGTGTCTACGAGAATTGGAAAGCACTGCCATCCTCAGCAGTGGCGCTGATACTACTGCTCGATCAGTTCCCACGAAATATATATAGAGGTCAACCACGCAGTTTTGCAACTGATGCTCAGGCGCTAGAAGTGGCTCAGTATCTAGTTGATACTGGCCTTGATCGAAACCTGATACCCGCATACCGCTTCTTTGTGTACTTACCCTTCGAGCACAGCGAAGACATGAACTACCAAGATCACTGCGTCGAACTCATGCAGCGCTTGATCGAAGATGTTCCCGACTTAGATAAGGGACTCAAAGGCGGATTAGACTATGCAAAGCGGCACCGAGACGTGATTAAACAATTCGGACGATTTCCCCATCGCAATGAAATTCTAGGTCGCGAGAGCACGCCAGCAGAACTGGCCTTTCTACAGCAGCCTGGATCGCGCTTTTAG